CGCCCGGTGCAGAGATGGGCGAGGCGCATACGTGGGGGAAAGACGAACGGGTGACGCACCCAATCTGTGTCGACTGCGCCACCCAGACGCGGTCGGATCCCGACGAGCGCGACCACCACGCCTGCGACGGGTGCGGACTGGTCGTCGACGCCCTCGCGGCACTTACCCGGTTCCGCGTCGAACTCGGCCATCTCGAGGGGCCGCTCCAACTGTGTGCTCGCTGTAGCCCTGGTGGGCTCGCGACGTACTGGACGCGTGACCTCACGGAGCACCTCGTGGCCGAGTGACGCTTAGCCGAGTGAGGCTCACATCGTACACACGAAAACGGCTAAGTGCGTTGGCTCACAATGTACACATCATGAGCACCGATAAGAAGCGCGTGCAGTTTCGGGCCCCCGATCGGCTCATCGACCGGGCCGACGCACTGGCCGCAGTCCTCGGGGAAGACCGAACAGATATCCTCGTGACCGCGCTTCGGGAGTACCTCCAAGACGCCGCTCACGACGACGCACTCACCCAAGAGATCGCTGCCGCCTATTACGACGATGAGATTACCTTCGATCAACTCAAAGCGCTCGTCGGCGCCGAGGAGGCGGCAAACCTCCGAGTGTTGAAACAGCAGTTGGACGAGGACTTCATCGACGAGGTCGCCGACGCATAGATGTCGCGGCTCATCGCAGATGCCTCCGCCCTCGTAAGTCTCGGGATCGTTACTGACGACGATCCCGATCCACTCGCACTCTGTTTCTCCCGGTACGAGGTCGTCGTCCCAACGGCGGTCATCGATGAACTCCGAGAGATCGCCTCCTACGATGACGTCCATGGACACGCCGCGTCCGCCGTCCTCGACCAAACGGAGTCATTCACGACACAGCCGCTGGACCTCGATGCCGAGTTCCCCCTCGATGACGGTGAGAACGCGGCGGTCACGCTCGCGAACGATCTCGATGCTGCGCTCTTCCTCTGTGACGAGTTCAACCAACTTGGCTTGATCCACGCCTCACTCGCTGATACCCGGCTCGTCACAACACCGACACTGCTCTCGGTTCTCGTTCGAACTGAACATCTATCAGCTGCCGATGCGCGGTTGCTCCTCGATGAGATCAGTGACGCCCGTAGCTGGGGCGCGAACAGTTACGTGCAGCGAGCTCGCTCGTTGCTCGAGGAGCCCTAACACCGTGGAGGATCCTTCGAAGTGATTTGGAATGTCCGATAACGACGCTCTCTACGACGTTTGTGAACGAACGAAGAATCCCGAGCACGCATCAGTTGACGATGTAGTCGAACTCGTACTCGAACGCGCACAGCATCCCCGGACGGAGCACCGGGATGCACATCTCGACGAGATGATGGCTACTGTTGTCGATAGGTACGGGACCGGCCCCGTCCGAACTGTTATCCATCGCGTTCTCGTCGACCACCACCCCTTTCGGACTGCCACGCATGACCTCGAGATGCGTAACGTCGACGGTGTTCGTATCGGGACAGCAGCCAGCCAGTTCCTTACAGAATTGAACGCGCAGCACGACGATTGAAATACAGTTTCTGAAAGCCCTCGGCCGCTCGGCATCCCGCGACCACCACTGCGCGCCTCGTCCCTGCGGTGCTTGCGGGGTCGGGGGACGACCGAGGCGGCCTCGCCCTTTCTGAGTCCACCAGGACGGTAGCTGGATCGCCGAGTGTCGCGGCCGGCTAGACTGGTGTGTCCGTTATGGCCCGCCCCGCTCGCCGCGTTCCGCCCTCCGCGTCGCTCGCGACCGACCATTCCGGGCGTGCGGGCGCTCTCCGCACCGCCCGCGCCCGTTCCGGGCTAAAGTGAATCTGGTCTCGACGCCAGCATTAAGCGCGTTTTCGGTTGCGCCCCTCGCGGGCTTTCGCGTTCCAGCGCTTTGGGCCGTTCCACGCGGCGAGTCACACCCCGACTCGCCGTGCTCACGACCGTCGCCCTGGACACGGACCCGCAGTCCGGGCCGGACGCGAGAAACGGCTTAAAGCTGGCCGCTCGCTCCGGGCGGGTCGGCGCGCGGTGCTGGATGATCGTCCGCCTCGGGCGCGCTCTCGCTCGCGCCCACAGGGCGCTCGCGAAGGCGCGAGCGA
This genomic window from Haloplanus vescus contains:
- a CDS encoding DUF7558 family protein — its product is MQQTLSGCAFCDSPPGAEMGEAHTWGKDERVTHPICVDCATQTRSDPDERDHHACDGCGLVVDALAALTRFRVELGHLEGPLQLCARCSPGGLATYWTRDLTEHLVAE